The Candidatus Hydrogenedentota bacterium genome window below encodes:
- a CDS encoding carboxypeptidase regulatory-like domain-containing protein, producing the protein MTPARALAAGLLSAACLLSGCGGCNPEPAPAPAPSAAVPEEAAPAIPAGPPVITATVTVRDLDGAPLAGMVPIVTRKPNAFDPPVTRGDPTDAAGRSVFAFPAGEALCLRAWDADLHYFANNYFDVGPVTGPVAADTPVTMVPAAEAHGVLLLPGGGPAANTPVSLMLSHPTRGPWWPAEAVTGADGAFSFPNIPPGVFRVELTAAAGAAMLEEVTLQPGAPNELGAPTLSPAP; encoded by the coding sequence ATGACCCCCGCCCGCGCGCTTGCCGCGGGCCTGCTGTCCGCCGCGTGCCTCCTGTCCGGCTGCGGCGGGTGCAATCCCGAACCCGCCCCGGCGCCGGCACCATCCGCCGCCGTCCCGGAAGAGGCCGCTCCGGCGATACCTGCCGGGCCGCCGGTCATCACGGCCACCGTCACCGTCAGGGACCTCGACGGTGCCCCCCTCGCGGGCATGGTCCCCATCGTCACGCGGAAGCCCAACGCCTTCGACCCGCCCGTCACCCGGGGCGACCCGACGGACGCGGCGGGCCGCAGCGTGTTTGCCTTCCCCGCCGGGGAGGCGCTGTGCCTGCGCGCGTGGGACGCGGACCTGCATTACTTCGCCAACAACTACTTCGACGTGGGCCCGGTGACCGGTCCCGTCGCCGCGGACACGCCGGTCACCATGGTGCCCGCTGCCGAGGCGCACGGCGTGCTGCTGCTGCCCGGCGGCGGTCCGGCGGCGAACACCCCCGTCTCCCTCATGCTTTCCCACCCCACGCGCGGCCCGTGGTGGCCCGCGGAGGCCGTGACCGGCGCCGATGGCGCCTTTTCGTTTCCGAACATCCCGCCCGGTGTCTTCCGGGTGGAGCTGACCGCCGCGGCGGGCGCGGCAATGCTGGAGGAGGTCACGCTGCAGCCCGGCGCGCCCAACGAGCTCGGCGCGCCCACGCTGTCGCCGGCCCCCTGA
- a CDS encoding YfhO family protein: MSACRREGGMVLLVAALMVLGTAVVYPGIFLRGEIAGPADVLCNLRPWEAYAPEGWNGNPYHIMLDIYAFFSQTYHNVREGFQRGEWPLWNPYQMAGMPVLANYQASVFYPPRMLLLVLDLPVAMTVFVLLKIWLCGLTAYLGGRGLALSRRGSLFLAVAWGFAEYNLIWANWPLTDVAAWFPILILGVEWALQGRYRRGLAAGAFAGAMMLLAGHPETVFTFGVGTGLYFAVRLLFQALRRGPVVRPVLVCGGLWVIAAGVCAAQLLPFAEYLLNSATFYARHDMEHMVSYPLRSLVAVFVPRCLGAEYLKNYWGLVNANLDTMLHPGAAVLLLSGWAFARAARRPSAAADTDAAPDLWPVRLLALFFSGFICMGLAFCIPSLDWVHRLPVFGATLRGYYVAFPLFALALAAAHGLDRWTAERRRPTDLLVPLAVTAAGFSVAAGVCVFFWKVLVLEGVSGHVLLHTGVALGLFLAVAAALSLQCFRPMPRTVAALVTLLTAANLIYGQWGLNPTSRREDFFPRTNLTDHLRAKGQPCRIGVNEGGLPSGIMNVYNIQDWLGYDGLYPGRVWKVQRGLKTDIWEAFEPAAAIQYFLNDPRYPSIMPKDVLARLELEAEVDGVQVMRNPRALPHARLVPRAEVVPDPDAAIKHMKAPPFNPAEVVFLEAAPADGVPPAVAGDPGAVRVLDYGCQRVRLEAGARAACMLVLADAWYPGWTATVNGAPAEVLPAYHCFRAVKVPAGASEVVFEYKPWTLPAGLAVSVASLLGIGVFAAWSLLRARRRASAGG, from the coding sequence ATGAGTGCTTGTCGCCGTGAGGGGGGGATGGTGCTGCTCGTGGCAGCCCTGATGGTGCTGGGCACGGCCGTGGTGTATCCGGGCATCTTCCTGCGGGGGGAGATCGCGGGGCCGGCGGACGTGCTGTGCAACCTGCGCCCCTGGGAGGCGTACGCGCCCGAGGGCTGGAACGGCAACCCCTACCACATCATGCTGGACATCTACGCCTTCTTCTCGCAGACCTACCACAATGTCCGCGAGGGCTTCCAGCGCGGGGAATGGCCCCTGTGGAACCCGTACCAGATGGCGGGCATGCCCGTGCTCGCCAACTACCAGGCATCGGTGTTCTATCCGCCCCGGATGCTGCTGCTCGTTCTCGACCTGCCCGTCGCGATGACGGTCTTTGTGCTGCTGAAGATCTGGCTGTGCGGGCTGACGGCCTATCTCGGCGGGCGGGGGCTGGCCCTGTCGCGCCGCGGCTCGCTCTTCCTGGCCGTGGCGTGGGGCTTCGCGGAATACAACCTCATCTGGGCCAACTGGCCGCTGACGGACGTGGCGGCGTGGTTCCCCATCCTGATCCTGGGGGTCGAGTGGGCGCTTCAGGGGCGCTACCGGCGGGGGCTCGCCGCGGGCGCCTTTGCGGGCGCCATGATGCTGCTGGCGGGCCATCCGGAGACCGTCTTCACGTTCGGCGTGGGGACGGGCCTCTACTTCGCCGTGCGGCTGCTGTTTCAGGCGCTCCGGCGCGGGCCCGTGGTGCGGCCCGTGCTCGTGTGCGGCGGGCTGTGGGTGATCGCGGCGGGCGTCTGCGCCGCCCAGCTCCTCCCCTTTGCGGAGTATCTGCTGAACAGCGCCACCTTCTACGCGCGCCACGACATGGAGCACATGGTCTCCTACCCCCTCCGGTCGCTGGTGGCCGTGTTTGTGCCGCGCTGCCTGGGGGCCGAGTACCTCAAGAACTACTGGGGTCTTGTGAACGCCAACCTCGACACCATGCTGCATCCCGGCGCGGCGGTCCTGCTGCTGTCCGGCTGGGCCTTCGCGCGCGCGGCGCGGCGGCCCTCCGCGGCGGCGGACACGGACGCGGCGCCCGACCTGTGGCCCGTCCGGCTGCTGGCCCTGTTTTTCAGCGGGTTCATCTGCATGGGGCTGGCCTTCTGCATCCCCTCGCTCGACTGGGTGCACCGCCTGCCTGTGTTCGGCGCGACCCTGCGCGGGTACTACGTCGCCTTTCCCCTGTTCGCGCTGGCCCTCGCGGCCGCCCACGGGCTGGACCGGTGGACGGCGGAGCGGCGGCGGCCCACCGACCTGCTGGTCCCCCTCGCCGTGACGGCGGCCGGCTTTTCGGTGGCGGCCGGGGTGTGCGTCTTCTTCTGGAAGGTGCTGGTGCTGGAGGGCGTGTCCGGGCATGTCCTGCTGCACACCGGGGTTGCGCTGGGCCTGTTTCTGGCCGTGGCGGCGGCCCTGTCGCTCCAGTGTTTCCGGCCCATGCCCCGCACGGTGGCGGCGCTGGTGACCCTGCTCACGGCGGCCAACCTCATCTACGGCCAGTGGGGCCTCAACCCCACCTCGCGCCGGGAGGACTTCTTCCCCCGGACGAACCTCACGGACCACCTGCGCGCCAAGGGCCAGCCCTGCCGGATCGGCGTGAACGAGGGCGGGCTGCCCTCGGGCATCATGAACGTCTACAACATCCAGGACTGGCTCGGCTACGACGGGCTCTATCCCGGCCGCGTCTGGAAGGTGCAGCGGGGGCTCAAGACGGACATCTGGGAGGCCTTCGAGCCCGCCGCGGCCATCCAGTACTTTCTGAACGACCCCCGCTATCCCTCCATCATGCCCAAGGACGTCCTGGCCCGCCTGGAGCTGGAGGCGGAGGTGGACGGCGTGCAGGTGATGCGCAACCCGCGCGCCCTGCCCCATGCCCGGCTGGTCCCCCGCGCCGAGGTCGTGCCCGACCCCGACGCCGCGATCAAGCACATGAAGGCCCCCCCCTTCAACCCGGCCGAGGTGGTCTTCCTGGAGGCGGCCCCCGCCGACGGCGTGCCCCCGGCGGTGGCGGGCGATCCCGGCGCGGTGCGGGTGCTGGACTACGGCTGCCAGCGCGTGCGGCTGGAGGCCGGCGCGCGCGCGGCGTGCATGCTCGTCCTCGCCGACGCGTGGTATCCCGGATGGACGGCCACCGTCAACGGCGCGCCCGCCGAAGTCCTCCCGGCCTACCACTGTTTCCGCGCCGTCAAGGTGCCCGCAGGCGCCTCCGAGGTCGTATTCGAGTACAAACCCTGGACCCTGCCCGCGGGGCTGGCCGTGTCCGTGGCTTCCCTGCTGGGGATCGGCGTCTTCGCGGCCTGGTCGCTGCTGCGCGCGCGGCGGCGCGCCTCAGCCGGGGGATGA
- a CDS encoding ABC transporter ATP-binding protein, whose amino-acid sequence MLCAQPSSVTMNGSRHMSDYSSPFAAASAAPPRGSAWRVYARLVGYAWRYKARLFGSMALAILIAVSFGAMLVGVGTVIRLTFYQPAAQAPESGDAPAKTQEDPAEGMARDIADYSETMRRLTGWGPGGLDRRFLDVVAGMRADRMRALLYACALVTLLAGFVGVSRFFQEYLAATIGVRVTTDIGRDMYANLMRQSMVFFETRNSGEILARFSNDMFMVNRGLEGVFVKLMREPFKIAAFLAVALSVDFKLTLVGVCVMPVVLYALVFIGKKMRKSVRRSLQKIASMTTVVGETVRGMAVIKSYNMEEYEIGRMRGEIDRLRKFLYRMARLHAATGPVTEFLLVLGVVSFVLYSGHRVEEGLLDAGALVQLYFALAMMLDPVRKLSDVNNLVQTSVASAERCFELVDAVPDIVEATEPAELAPLADALRFENVSFSYNGVDQVLDDVTLEVRRGEMIALVGPSGAGKSTLVKLIPRYYDATAGRVTLDGVDIRRASFHSLREQIGIVTQDTILFAETVRANIAFGRAEYPVERVRAAARAAHADAFIDALPEGFETVIGESGNSLSGGQRQRLAIARAIIKDPAILILDEATSSLDSESERLIQEALDQFVAGRTTIVIAHRLSTVRRADRIVVMEHGRIVEQGTHDELVARDGLYRRLHNTQFRDHPARTEPRP is encoded by the coding sequence ATGCTCTGCGCGCAGCCTTCCAGTGTCACCATGAACGGGTCCCGCCACATGTCCGACTACAGCAGCCCCTTTGCCGCCGCCTCCGCCGCGCCGCCCCGCGGGTCGGCGTGGCGGGTGTACGCGCGCCTGGTCGGCTACGCCTGGCGGTACAAGGCCCGCCTCTTCGGGTCCATGGCCCTGGCCATCCTGATTGCGGTTTCCTTCGGCGCCATGCTGGTCGGCGTGGGCACGGTGATCCGGCTCACCTTCTACCAGCCCGCCGCGCAGGCCCCGGAAAGCGGGGACGCCCCCGCCAAGACGCAGGAGGACCCCGCCGAGGGCATGGCGCGGGACATCGCCGACTATTCCGAAACCATGCGCCGCCTCACCGGCTGGGGGCCCGGGGGGCTGGACCGGCGCTTCCTGGACGTGGTGGCGGGCATGCGCGCGGACCGGATGCGCGCCCTGCTCTACGCCTGCGCGCTGGTGACCCTGCTGGCGGGCTTCGTCGGCGTGTCGCGCTTTTTCCAGGAGTACCTCGCCGCCACCATCGGCGTGCGCGTGACCACGGACATCGGCCGCGACATGTACGCCAACCTCATGCGCCAGTCCATGGTGTTCTTCGAGACGCGCAACAGCGGCGAGATTCTGGCGCGGTTCAGCAACGACATGTTCATGGTGAACCGCGGCCTCGAGGGCGTCTTCGTCAAGCTCATGCGCGAGCCCTTCAAGATTGCCGCCTTCCTCGCCGTGGCCCTGAGCGTGGACTTCAAGCTGACGCTGGTGGGCGTGTGCGTCATGCCCGTCGTGCTCTACGCCCTCGTGTTCATCGGCAAGAAGATGCGCAAGAGCGTGCGCCGCTCCCTCCAGAAAATCGCCTCCATGACCACCGTCGTCGGCGAGACCGTCCGCGGCATGGCGGTCATCAAGAGCTACAACATGGAGGAGTACGAGATCGGCCGCATGCGCGGCGAGATTGACCGCCTCCGGAAGTTCCTCTACCGGATGGCCCGCCTCCACGCGGCCACCGGCCCCGTCACCGAGTTCCTCCTCGTCCTCGGCGTCGTCTCCTTCGTCCTCTACAGCGGCCACCGCGTGGAGGAGGGCCTGCTCGACGCCGGGGCCCTCGTGCAGCTCTACTTCGCCCTGGCCATGATGCTCGACCCGGTGCGCAAGCTCTCTGACGTGAACAACCTGGTCCAGACGAGCGTGGCCAGCGCCGAGCGCTGCTTCGAGCTGGTGGACGCCGTGCCCGACATCGTGGAGGCGACGGAGCCCGCCGAACTGGCGCCGCTGGCGGACGCCCTGCGCTTCGAGAACGTCAGCTTCTCCTACAACGGCGTGGACCAGGTGCTCGACGACGTGACGCTGGAGGTGCGCCGGGGCGAGATGATCGCCCTGGTCGGCCCGAGCGGCGCGGGCAAGAGCACCCTGGTGAAGCTCATCCCCCGCTACTACGACGCCACGGCGGGCCGCGTCACTTTGGACGGCGTGGACATCAGGAGGGCGTCCTTCCACAGCCTGCGCGAGCAGATCGGCATCGTCACGCAGGACACCATCCTCTTCGCCGAGACCGTGCGCGCGAACATCGCCTTCGGGCGCGCCGAGTACCCGGTGGAGCGCGTGCGCGCCGCCGCCCGGGCCGCCCACGCCGACGCGTTCATTGACGCGCTGCCGGAGGGCTTCGAGACCGTCATCGGCGAGTCGGGCAACTCCCTCTCCGGCGGGCAGCGCCAGCGCCTGGCCATCGCCCGCGCCATCATCAAGGACCCGGCGATCCTGATCCTCGACGAGGCCACCTCCAGCCTCGACAGCGAGAGCGAGCGCCTCATCCAGGAGGCCCTCGACCAGTTCGTCGCGGGCCGCACCACCATCGTCATCGCCCACCGGCTCTCCACCGTGCGCCGCGCCGACCGCATCGTCGTGATGGAGCACGGCCGCATCGTCGAGCAGGGCACCCACGACGAGCTGGTTGCCCGCGACGGCCTCTACCGCCGCCTGCACAACACCCAGTTCCGCGACCATCCCGCCCGCACGGAGCCCCGGCCATGA
- a CDS encoding DUF4091 domain-containing protein encodes MRRFRFPRPPFVAAACVLLAAAAHAAVIDQEADISGRYMQLLMAPGDGGVIHQMRLLTGAQNLVGPAGILLEGFGVASPYVPNRRLNETLEALEEFGERPVLRFSYDCQGPNIDGLHVTRLMEPLPDEAALRVTWTVENRGTESQWVAPWIGNDVLPGGGISADDRLDLPSDAGVVRATRTAWHVASRNWLAVTAPAAQESLYWVFNSDQIHSYLTLWGESSVGRGVQAAFVPVLLKPGASWKTVYRLGVTRGLRRVDFATDELAVQLEYTPGALLAYIATVKPMTGVRIDASVVAENGRVWKLQGKQFDTEPGKVIRCTYAWEAPADGHYDFMAQLKQGGLTLPLGVETGSPHGGIDTRFAVGAPKPRRMEPWTDAPHALDRGARTLERAPAFAGEPLLWVESALEKVFREDRVKAKGAPSPVARVSLARGEREAFQVCMRPETAPLLGVSFTPGDLVSETGDARIPAADITVADVGWVPVRIPSHFEGPTGSWPDPLTPHKPFVADRGTTSAVWVTIFARPGLPAGVYRGPLRLATVDGPQREFTIEARVLDFDLPATPGLKTDFGYWEETAVAGAKARGGSGNPDALLAAYMKNALEHRVTLREAAALPAPGPGDYAATLQKHLPDLRAALAGGATTLAAPPALLDAPEKLAALEAFVKREKLEGRVFVPLSHEPAEPAWPRLMESLAKWRAGAPSVPAAVGTLGLRPFLPDDVGLWCVHAQVMDTPAGIELLKRISGGREVWWYFSHQPPRPYGNLFLDFTAVEHRILFWQTWALGMRGVQYWCVNYAPEGQDPFTDPLDTTPVNGDGCLVYPGKDGPVNSVRWETVRDGIEDYDYLALFTERRAALAGRAAPEALTARVKAAGDLSALLPSLVTFARDTAELLKKRGEIGETIVEMGRALKAAPAAKAPMAPPAPPAPKPASPALKPAPPAPGVAPGLPGSPAPLPAPAPGPTRNFGAKP; translated from the coding sequence ATGCGCCGTTTCCGATTTCCGCGCCCGCCGTTTGTGGCGGCCGCATGCGTCCTGCTGGCCGCCGCCGCCCACGCGGCGGTGATTGACCAGGAGGCGGACATCTCGGGCAGGTACATGCAGCTGCTCATGGCCCCCGGGGACGGCGGGGTCATCCACCAAATGCGGCTGCTGACGGGGGCGCAGAACCTTGTGGGCCCCGCGGGCATCCTGCTGGAGGGCTTCGGCGTGGCCAGCCCCTATGTTCCCAACCGCCGCCTGAATGAGACGCTGGAGGCGCTGGAGGAGTTCGGGGAGCGGCCCGTGCTGCGGTTCAGCTATGACTGCCAGGGCCCGAACATTGACGGGCTGCATGTGACCCGCCTGATGGAGCCGCTGCCGGACGAGGCGGCCCTGCGCGTGACCTGGACCGTGGAGAACAGGGGGACGGAGTCCCAGTGGGTGGCCCCCTGGATCGGGAACGACGTGCTGCCGGGCGGCGGCATCAGCGCGGACGACCGGCTGGACCTGCCGTCGGACGCGGGCGTGGTCCGGGCCACGCGCACGGCGTGGCATGTGGCCTCGCGCAACTGGCTGGCCGTGACGGCCCCCGCCGCGCAGGAGAGCCTCTACTGGGTCTTCAACTCCGACCAAATCCACTCGTATCTGACGCTCTGGGGCGAGTCGAGCGTGGGGCGCGGGGTGCAGGCGGCCTTTGTGCCGGTGCTGCTGAAGCCGGGCGCGTCGTGGAAGACGGTCTACCGCCTCGGCGTGACGCGCGGTCTCCGCCGCGTGGACTTCGCCACGGACGAACTGGCGGTGCAGCTGGAATACACCCCGGGCGCGCTGCTGGCGTACATCGCCACGGTGAAACCCATGACGGGCGTGCGCATAGACGCCAGCGTGGTCGCCGAAAACGGCCGGGTCTGGAAGCTCCAGGGCAAGCAGTTCGACACGGAGCCGGGCAAGGTCATCCGCTGCACCTACGCGTGGGAGGCCCCCGCCGACGGGCACTACGATTTCATGGCGCAGTTGAAGCAGGGCGGGCTCACGCTGCCCCTGGGCGTGGAGACCGGCTCACCCCACGGCGGCATAGACACGCGCTTCGCTGTCGGCGCCCCCAAACCGCGCCGCATGGAACCGTGGACCGACGCGCCCCACGCGCTGGACCGGGGTGCCCGCACCCTGGAGCGCGCGCCCGCCTTCGCGGGGGAGCCCCTGCTGTGGGTCGAGTCCGCGCTGGAGAAGGTCTTCCGCGAGGACCGGGTGAAGGCGAAGGGCGCGCCGTCGCCCGTGGCGCGCGTGAGTCTGGCGCGCGGCGAGCGCGAGGCCTTCCAGGTGTGCATGCGCCCGGAGACGGCCCCGCTGCTGGGCGTGTCGTTCACGCCGGGTGACCTCGTCTCGGAGACGGGCGACGCCCGCATCCCCGCCGCGGACATCACGGTGGCGGACGTCGGCTGGGTGCCCGTCCGCATCCCCTCGCACTTCGAGGGGCCCACGGGAAGCTGGCCCGACCCCCTCACGCCGCACAAGCCCTTCGTCGCCGACAGGGGCACGACCTCCGCCGTGTGGGTGACCATTTTCGCCCGGCCCGGCCTGCCCGCCGGGGTCTACCGCGGCCCCCTGCGCCTGGCCACGGTGGACGGCCCGCAGCGGGAGTTCACCATCGAGGCCCGCGTGCTCGATTTCGACCTGCCCGCCACGCCGGGGCTCAAGACCGACTTCGGCTACTGGGAGGAGACAGCGGTGGCGGGCGCCAAGGCGCGCGGCGGATCCGGCAACCCGGACGCCCTGCTGGCCGCCTACATGAAGAACGCACTGGAGCACCGGGTCACCCTGCGCGAGGCGGCGGCCCTGCCTGCCCCCGGCCCTGGAGACTACGCGGCGACCCTCCAGAAGCACCTGCCCGACCTGCGCGCCGCGCTGGCGGGCGGGGCCACCACCCTCGCCGCGCCGCCCGCCCTTTTGGACGCGCCGGAGAAGCTCGCCGCGCTGGAGGCCTTCGTCAAGCGCGAGAAGCTGGAGGGGCGGGTCTTTGTCCCCCTCAGCCACGAGCCCGCCGAGCCCGCGTGGCCCCGGCTCATGGAGAGCCTCGCGAAATGGCGGGCGGGCGCGCCGTCGGTGCCGGCCGCCGTGGGCACCCTCGGCCTGCGGCCCTTCCTCCCGGACGACGTGGGCCTGTGGTGCGTCCACGCGCAGGTGATGGACACGCCCGCGGGCATCGAGCTGCTCAAGCGCATCAGCGGCGGCCGCGAGGTGTGGTGGTACTTCAGCCACCAGCCCCCCCGGCCCTACGGCAACCTTTTCCTCGACTTCACGGCGGTGGAGCACCGCATCCTCTTCTGGCAGACGTGGGCGCTGGGCATGCGCGGCGTGCAGTACTGGTGTGTCAACTACGCCCCGGAGGGGCAGGACCCCTTCACCGACCCGCTCGACACGACGCCCGTGAACGGCGACGGCTGCCTGGTCTATCCGGGGAAGGACGGCCCGGTGAACTCGGTCCGCTGGGAGACCGTGCGCGACGGCATCGAGGACTACGACTATCTGGCGCTCTTCACGGAGCGGCGCGCCGCCCTGGCCGGGCGGGCCGCGCCCGAGGCCCTGACGGCGCGGGTTAAGGCGGCGGGCGACCTGTCGGCGCTGCTGCCCTCGCTGGTCACCTTTGCCCGCGACACCGCCGAGCTTCTGAAAAAGCGCGGCGAGATCGGCGAGACGATTGTCGAGATGGGGCGCGCGCTCAAGGCTGCGCCCGCCGCAAAGGCACCGATGGCCCCGCCCGCGCCCCCCGCGCCGAAACCCGCGTCCCCCGCGCTGAAACCCGCGCCTCCCGCGCCCGGCGTTGCGCCGGGCCTTCCGGGATCGCCCGCACCCCTGCCCGCGCCCGCCCCCGGCCCCACCAGGAACTTTGGAGCGAAGCCATGA